One Nyctibius grandis isolate bNycGra1 chromosome 17, bNycGra1.pri, whole genome shotgun sequence genomic window carries:
- the MASP2 gene encoding mannan-binding lectin serine protease 2: MYGRLTSPSFPNVYPNHKERIWNITVPKGYSVRICFTHFNLELSYLCEYDYVKLSSGGRTLAMLCGNDSTDTEEAPGNKTYISSDNNLMVMFRSDYSNEKPFTGFEAFYAAEDIDECKQLFDGEPLCNHHCHNYVGGYYCSCRIGYTLHENKRTCTGELL, translated from the exons ATGTATGGGAGGCTCACATCCCCCAGTTTCCCAAATGTCTACCCAAATCACAAGGAGAGAATCTGGAATATTACTGTCCCCAAGGGATATTCTGTCCGCATCTGCTTCACCCATTTCAACCTGGAGCTGTCCTACCTGTGTGAATACGATTATGTGAAG CTGAGCTCTGGTGGGAGGACCTTGGCTATGCTGTGTGGAAACGATAGTACAGACACTGAGGAGGCTCCAGGCAACAAGACATACATCTCCAGTGACAACAACCTCATGGTGATGTTTCGTTCTGACTACTCCAATGAGAAACCATTCACAGGCTTTGAGGCCTTTTATGCTGCTGAAG ATATCGATGAGTGCAAACAGCTGTTTGATGGTGAACCCCTCTGCAATCACCACTGTCACAACTACGTGGGGGGCTACTATTGCAGCTGTCGGATTGGCTACACACTGCATGAAAACAAGAGGACGTGCACAGGTGAGCTCTTGTAG